A genomic region of Terriglobales bacterium contains the following coding sequences:
- a CDS encoding low specificity L-threonine aldolase gives VGDDVYGEDPTINRLEQRAAEIFGREAAIFVPSGTMGNQIAIKIHTRPGQEVLCEERAHILDYEMAMLAHFSGCVARPVRGEDGILRWADLKPRIRPKTYYVAQTGLVALENTHNMAGGTVYPQAVADEICEGAHDAGLPVHLDGARVFNAATALGKPVAEITRKFDSVMFCLSKGLGAPVGSLLVGSRKFIDQARVYRKSLGGGMRQAGILAAAGLIALEKMPARLQEDHANARFLAEGLARVPSIQIHAGKVATNIVIFDISGTGMTSAELSRRLGERNILANGISPEAMRMVTHMDVDRGGCERALQVLREICRK, from the coding sequence AGGTGGGCGACGACGTCTACGGCGAAGACCCCACCATCAACCGCCTGGAGCAGCGCGCCGCCGAGATCTTCGGCCGCGAGGCCGCCATCTTCGTGCCCAGCGGCACCATGGGCAACCAGATCGCCATCAAGATCCACACCCGTCCCGGCCAGGAGGTGCTGTGCGAGGAGCGCGCCCACATCCTGGACTATGAAATGGCCATGCTGGCGCACTTCTCCGGTTGCGTGGCGCGGCCGGTGCGCGGCGAGGACGGCATCCTGCGCTGGGCCGACCTCAAGCCTCGCATCCGCCCCAAGACCTACTACGTGGCCCAGACCGGCCTGGTGGCGCTGGAGAACACGCACAACATGGCCGGGGGAACGGTCTACCCGCAGGCGGTGGCCGACGAGATCTGCGAGGGCGCGCACGACGCCGGCCTGCCCGTCCACCTCGACGGGGCGCGGGTCTTCAACGCTGCCACCGCCCTGGGCAAGCCCGTCGCCGAGATCACCCGCAAGTTCGATTCCGTGATGTTCTGCCTCTCCAAGGGCCTGGGCGCGCCGGTGGGGTCGCTGCTGGTGGGCAGCCGCAAGTTCATCGATCAGGCGCGGGTCTATAGAAAGTCGCTGGGCGGAGGCATGCGCCAAGCCGGCATCCTGGCCGCCGCGGGGCTCATCGCCCTGGAGAAGATGCCGGCGCGCCTGCAAGAGGACCACGCCAATGCCAGGTTCCTGGCCGAAGGCCTGGCCAGGGTCCCGAGCATCCAGATCCATGCCGGCAAGGTGGCCACCAACATCGTGATCTTCGACATCAGCGGCACGGGCATGACCTCCGCCGAACTGTCGCGGCGGCTGGGGGAGCGCAACATCCTGGCCAACGGCATCAGCCCCGAGGCCATGCGCATGGTCACGCACATGGACGTGGACCGCGGCGGCTGCGAGCGCGCCCTGCAGGTCCTGCGAGAGATCTGTAGGAAGTAA
- a CDS encoding SRPBCC family protein, with protein sequence MAIRLEHSVTAKCRPEHVWEKFQKLEEWSWWNACIGQSKWLQGEPWKKGSRFQLEFVRPRSLKVQPVVLEAEAPAKVAWVGKAKGVTGEHWFSFELQPDGSTTVLKTWEDFSGPGTLLLGEGVKKDIVKMYADWLDALKAEAEKIAREQHARS encoded by the coding sequence ATGGCCATTCGCCTCGAACATTCCGTCACCGCCAAGTGCCGCCCCGAGCACGTCTGGGAGAAGTTCCAGAAGCTGGAAGAGTGGTCCTGGTGGAACGCCTGCATCGGTCAGTCCAAGTGGCTGCAGGGCGAGCCCTGGAAGAAGGGCAGCCGCTTCCAGTTGGAGTTCGTGCGCCCGCGCAGCCTGAAGGTGCAGCCGGTCGTCCTGGAGGCAGAGGCGCCGGCCAAGGTCGCCTGGGTGGGCAAGGCCAAGGGCGTCACCGGCGAGCACTGGTTCAGCTTCGAATTGCAGCCCGACGGCTCGACCACCGTGCTCAAGACCTGGGAGGACTTTTCCGGCCCGGGCACGCTCTTGCTGGGTGAGGGCGTCAAGAAAGACATCGTGAAGATGTATGCCGACTGGCTCGACGCCCTGAAGGCGGAGGCCGAGAAGATCGCGCGCGAGCAGCACGCGCGCTCCTGA
- a CDS encoding Rdx family protein — protein sequence MKRALRDAFGVKPEMHFAGRGVLDVLVDGKLIFSHQQENRPADPDDIVRRVRALGTA from the coding sequence CTGAAACGAGCGCTGCGCGACGCCTTCGGCGTGAAGCCGGAGATGCATTTCGCGGGGAGGGGAGTGCTCGACGTGCTGGTGGACGGCAAGCTCATCTTCTCTCACCAGCAGGAGAACCGCCCCGCCGACCCCGACGACATCGTGCGCCGGGTCCGCGCGCTGGGCACAGCCTAG
- a CDS encoding acyl-CoA dehydrogenase, producing the protein MDFQLNEEQQQLRKSVRQFAEREILPHVMEWDEASHFPLETIKELGKLGLMGVIFPSEYGGAGMGYIEYVTAIEELSRVDGSVGIIVAGHTSLCSNHIWIAGSEEQKRKYIPKLATGEFIGAWGLTEPGSGSDAGSARMTAVRKKDCWVLNGTKTFITNGHYADVVVAIAVTDKTAHTHGLSAFVVEKGTKGFRAGKKENKLGLRASDTSELIFEDCSIPLGNLLGKEGDGFVDAMRVLDGGRISIAALGLGMAQGAFEAALKYSKQRQQFGKPISDFQAIQWKLADMATELEAARLLTYNAAARKDAGLKTTQESSMAKLYASEVAVRCANEAVQIHGGYGFIKDYPAEKFYRDVKLCTIGEGTSEIQRLVIARQLLKD; encoded by the coding sequence TTGGACTTCCAACTGAACGAAGAGCAGCAGCAGTTGCGCAAGAGCGTGCGCCAGTTCGCCGAGCGCGAGATCCTGCCTCACGTTATGGAGTGGGACGAGGCCTCCCACTTCCCCCTGGAGACCATCAAGGAGCTGGGCAAACTGGGGCTGATGGGCGTGATCTTCCCGTCGGAGTACGGCGGCGCCGGCATGGGGTACATCGAGTACGTCACCGCCATCGAGGAGCTCTCGCGGGTGGACGGCTCGGTGGGCATCATCGTGGCCGGGCACACCTCGCTGTGCTCCAACCACATCTGGATCGCGGGCAGCGAGGAGCAGAAGCGCAAGTACATTCCCAAGCTGGCTACCGGCGAGTTCATCGGCGCATGGGGGCTGACCGAACCCGGCTCGGGTTCCGACGCCGGCAGCGCCCGCATGACGGCCGTCCGCAAGAAAGACTGCTGGGTGCTCAACGGCACCAAGACCTTCATCACCAACGGCCACTACGCCGACGTGGTGGTCGCGATCGCCGTGACCGACAAGACCGCGCATACCCACGGCCTCTCCGCCTTCGTGGTGGAGAAGGGGACCAAGGGCTTCCGCGCGGGCAAGAAGGAGAACAAGCTGGGCCTGCGCGCCAGCGACACCTCCGAACTCATCTTCGAGGATTGCTCGATCCCGCTGGGCAACCTGCTGGGCAAGGAGGGCGACGGCTTCGTGGACGCCATGCGCGTGCTCGACGGCGGGCGCATCTCCATCGCCGCCCTCGGCCTGGGCATGGCCCAGGGCGCCTTCGAGGCGGCGCTCAAGTACTCCAAGCAGCGGCAGCAGTTCGGTAAGCCCATCAGCGACTTCCAGGCCATCCAGTGGAAACTGGCCGACATGGCCACCGAGCTGGAGGCCGCGCGCCTGCTCACCTACAACGCCGCCGCCCGCAAGGACGCCGGGCTGAAGACCACCCAGGAGTCCTCCATGGCCAAGCTCTACGCCAGCGAGGTGGCGGTACGCTGCGCCAACGAGGCGGTTCAGATCCACGGCGGCTACGGCTTCATCAAGGACTACCCGGCGGAGAAGTTCTACCGCGATGTGAAGCTGTGCACCATCGGCGAAGGCACCAGCGAGATCCAGCGCCTGGTCATCGCGCGCCAGTTGCTGAAGGACTAG
- the meaB gene encoding methylmalonyl Co-A mutase-associated GTPase MeaB, with translation MRAGDPRALARAISAIEDRRPESLDLLKALFPFSGKARLVGLTGSPGAGKSTLVDQLARLYRQQGRTLGIIAVDPTSPYTGGAILGDRIRMQSHHADPGIYIRSMATRGFLGGLAGTTADVATVLDASGKDLILIETVGVGQDEVDIVRLADITIVILVPGMGDDVQTIKAGIMEIADIFVINKSDREGAERVEREIRAMQALAARADKWAPPIVKTVATEGTGVADLAAAIAQYEAFLEKNGLLLQKKTENWRQRLVEMLREALLARVLQEQMGDGAVARYAAEVAEHRRDPYTLVDEIVQKLGKS, from the coding sequence GTGCGAGCGGGTGATCCGCGGGCGCTGGCGCGCGCCATCAGCGCCATCGAGGACCGGCGGCCCGAGTCGCTCGACCTGCTCAAGGCGCTCTTTCCCTTCAGCGGCAAGGCGCGGCTGGTGGGGTTGACGGGCTCGCCGGGCGCGGGCAAGAGCACCCTGGTGGACCAACTGGCGCGTCTCTACCGCCAGCAGGGGCGGACGCTGGGCATCATCGCGGTCGATCCCACCAGCCCTTACACCGGCGGGGCCATCCTGGGCGACCGCATCCGCATGCAGTCGCACCACGCCGATCCCGGCATCTACATCCGCTCCATGGCCACGCGCGGCTTCCTGGGTGGACTGGCCGGCACCACCGCCGACGTGGCCACCGTGCTCGACGCCAGCGGCAAAGACCTCATCCTGATCGAGACCGTGGGCGTGGGTCAGGACGAAGTGGACATCGTGCGCTTGGCCGACATCACCATCGTCATCCTGGTGCCGGGCATGGGCGACGACGTGCAGACCATCAAGGCCGGCATCATGGAGATCGCCGACATCTTCGTCATCAACAAGAGCGACCGCGAGGGCGCGGAGCGCGTGGAGCGCGAGATCCGCGCCATGCAGGCGCTGGCCGCGCGCGCCGACAAGTGGGCGCCGCCCATCGTCAAGACCGTGGCTACCGAGGGCACCGGCGTCGCCGACCTGGCTGCCGCGATCGCCCAGTACGAGGCCTTCCTCGAGAAGAACGGCCTGCTGCTCCAGAAGAAGACCGAGAATTGGCGCCAGCGCCTGGTGGAGATGCTGCGCGAGGCCCTGCTGGCGCGCGTGCTCCAGGAGCAGATGGGCGACGGCGCCGTGGCGCGCTACGCCGCCGAGGTCGCCGAGCATCGCCGCGATCCCTATACTCTGGTGGATGAGATCGTCCAGAAGCTGGGGAAGTCCTGA
- the mce gene encoding methylmalonyl-CoA epimerase has protein sequence MFSIDHLGVAVKSLAAAKAFYQQLGLTVSGEETVEHEKVRVAMVPIGDTRIELLEATSDDSPVARFLAKRGEGLHHLALHVPDLAGVVARMKQAGTRFISDEIMTGAGGHRYIFVHPSSAGGVLLELVEEELKKA, from the coding sequence ATGTTTTCCATCGATCATCTCGGCGTCGCGGTCAAGTCGCTGGCGGCGGCCAAGGCCTTCTACCAGCAGCTTGGGCTCACCGTCTCGGGCGAGGAGACGGTGGAACACGAGAAGGTGCGCGTGGCCATGGTGCCCATCGGCGACACCCGAATCGAATTGCTGGAAGCGACCTCGGACGACTCCCCCGTGGCCCGCTTCCTCGCCAAGCGCGGCGAGGGGCTGCACCACCTGGCGCTGCACGTTCCCGACCTGGCCGGCGTGGTGGCGCGCATGAAGCAGGCCGGTACCCGCTTCATCTCCGACGAGATCATGACCGGCGCCGGCGGACACCGCTACATCTTCGTCCACCCCTCGAGCGCGGGCGGCGTGCTGCTGGAGCTGGTCGAGGAAGAGCTGAAGAAGGCCTGA
- the tsaB gene encoding tRNA (adenosine(37)-N6)-threonylcarbamoyltransferase complex dimerization subunit type 1 TsaB, which translates to MLLLGIDTSGKHGSLALARGDARRFEVLEVMPLTGGTFSAQLIPQIASLLSKHDLKKEDVDAIAAASGPGSFTGLRVGLAAVKALAEVLGKPVAMVSLLEAVAVESGQEGKVVAALDAGRSEVYAGEFEVKGGQAVLCHECLFTPGEFADVLRTSGRHAVTPDEAVARTLKELGVAEAVVTVSRPRSDAIARLGLRKILTGRTVTPEELDANYIRRSDAEIFQK; encoded by the coding sequence ATGCTGCTGCTCGGCATCGATACCAGCGGCAAGCACGGCAGCCTGGCGCTGGCCCGCGGCGATGCCCGCAGGTTCGAGGTCCTCGAGGTCATGCCCCTCACCGGCGGCACCTTTTCGGCGCAGCTCATCCCGCAGATCGCCTCGCTGCTCAGCAAGCACGACCTGAAGAAGGAGGACGTCGACGCGATCGCGGCCGCCTCCGGGCCGGGCTCTTTCACAGGATTGCGAGTGGGCCTGGCCGCAGTCAAGGCATTGGCCGAGGTGCTCGGCAAGCCTGTCGCCATGGTCTCGCTGCTGGAGGCGGTCGCCGTCGAGTCGGGTCAGGAAGGCAAGGTGGTGGCGGCCTTGGACGCCGGCCGCAGCGAGGTCTATGCGGGAGAGTTCGAGGTGAAGGGCGGCCAGGCTGTGCTCTGCCATGAGTGCCTGTTCACCCCGGGGGAGTTCGCGGATGTCCTGCGCACCTCCGGACGGCACGCGGTGACTCCCGATGAGGCCGTAGCCCGGACCTTGAAGGAGCTGGGCGTGGCCGAGGCGGTGGTCACGGTCTCCCGCCCGCGCAGCGACGCCATCGCCCGCCTGGGCCTGCGCAAGATCCTGACGGGCCGGACCGTTACCCCAGAAGAGCTGGACGCCAACTACATCCGCCGCTCCGACGCCGAGATCTTCCAGAAGTGA